GACAAGTTTCacaagaaataaaaggaattgatCCACTGTTACtcgattaaaaaattagattgactTGCAATTCAATTATACTAGCTAAAAAcccattaaatttaaaaaatatcaatttaatttttttaaaaataaattgattaatttatatctgCTTAAATATTTAAGAATGTAGTAGTAGttagtttttaaagtgtttttcactcaaaaatatattaaaataatattttttttattttttaaaaattatttttgatataaacatattaaaatgaaatgaatacattaaaaaaaaaaaaaataactttttttttcaagttaaaaaacagGATATTAATTGTATAACCGGTGTCTTGCACCTTGTTGACTTTTGGATTCAACAATAATGGAAAGGTAAAAATGTAATAACACGCACCAATTATTGTTGCCTATATACTGTGAGCCTTAATTTGTCTTGAATATTGATAGGATCTGCATGCTCTCAAATCAGTAATAATAACACAATTAGTGGCATgcaaatgatttttataatgagataaaacataattaattttcaattaatgcaatacggaagaaaaaaagaggaagaaaacaattaaattaaatacccTGTTAAATTATCCATCAAGCACCCTGTTCAGCGTGCTGAAATGAACCTAAATTTACTGTTTTGAAAATGTTGATTTGAAGCCTGAGTTGAGGCTCCATATATCCTGACAAAAATGGTGTCGTGTCGCAGTCCCCACTCCATCACTTGTTTTGATGGGCAATCTCCTTGGCACCGAAGAATGTTCATTTCATTTCTTAAGATCACCACGAGCTGCAACTCTGACAACCTTGTTGTCTTCTTCTCTGGAATCAAAGCCAAATCCTACACCGAAGCTGAGCTTGAGACGTCCATTTGATCTTCAAAATAACGGGGTGGTGGAAGAATCCTGAATTGCCTTGTTGCAGGGCTCCATAAGACATATTTATCATATAATATTTCAGCACAGACCAAACCATGACAAGCTCCAGTAAAATCCATGGTGTGATCTCTACTCCATCCGTAAAGATAGCCAAGAGCTCCACAGGCTGACTTCAAATATCCAGGATGCTGTCACTAGCTAGATCACAGGTTTGATAACGATAAAGAGAGAGGCAGCactgagaaccaaatttgatgaTTGCTCCATGTTAGCTACGGGAAGacataaaacaaacaagatACGAGTCCACAAAATCATGTAAGCATGGAGGGAATACAAAGCATAGAGGAAAGTGACAGCAGACCGAAGAAGCAATGAGAGGATTCTTTAAAACAGATTGCTCTCTAACAATCATTGCCTCTAAGTTGAATGAAGAACAGTTCAAATGTCACCTGAAAAAAGCAGAACCAGCTAGCATGATCGGAAATGTAGACAATCAGACTAACACCTCCCGCATATAACTCCTGCCAACACTGTCTGTCTCTCTAGACGACTGAAACCAAGCTGTCTGTATGAATAGAGGCCTGACAGAGAGAGAATTGTCGCTGGAGTTGAGGCATTCTAAGACTTGATTGattcaaatcaaagaagaacATCTTATCATAAACATTAGCTTCTTGAAATATAACTTCGCTGTCGCTGCATAAACACTTTTGACCAACACCAATCTTCACCGCTGCCATTGAGGATCCACTTAATCTGCCTCCAAAAACCCTTACATCTTGTATACATGATGAGAATCAAGTTTGCAAAGTTATGGCAGAGTCCAATTGAAAGTAAACAGAATTGGATTACTTAAGGAGTTATGAGTTCTatttaaaatcaacaatattataTTTCTCTTAGATTAGGATTATTATTAGTAAttgcaatttctttttattagaaCTCTTCATTTGATATCAAACAAGAAACTTTTCCAAAATTCTCTCTTCcttcttgaattttcatcagAACACCTCGATGGAATATGAGAATCAAGACAAGAATTTGCTCGGACCTTTACTATCTTATGATCTTTTCCTTCAGGGCCAGACCCAAAACCGTGAATTGTGCAGTTGCCCTTAACATCCACTGAGTTGTGATTTGTTTTGTCTCGGCTTTGCCATCTGCTGGCTTGTTTGTTTGGGACTCCTAGTTTTGTTAGGTGAGTCTTTAGTTCTTGTCCTGTTGTCTTCTGCTGCAGTTCGTATTTCTCTGCAGCTATCTCTTGTATTTTGTATTCTCCCACCAAGTTGGCTTCATGTACACTTTGCTGCTTATCTATTCTGATATTGGcttacaaataaaacaaaacagttCGAAACCTAAGAAGACTTAAAGGGCCATAATTGTAATCATTTGGGGCATAAGAGATTCGAGAAGGCATGGAAATTCTCCTTCATGTCATCATGGTCGTCCAGGGCCTGTATGCCTCCTTACAAAGTTGAAATATCGATAGGCGAacattaaatatttgaaaattggtAGCCAAACATTAAATAAGATTGGAATGTGAGCTGGTGTGGGCAGTGGACATCTTTGTCTTGTTACACTTGTACCCCATTAATAAACAAGTATAAGCTTTTGATTTCATAACATATCCAGCAACCTTTTAGGATTTCTTGCGGCGGTTCAACCCAAACATATAACAACTGTATAAGCCAGGGCATGCTGGAGAATTCTTTCCTAGAGTCACAATACTAAACTTTAGGCCCACCGAACACTGCCTGGGTGGACCAAGCTGGGTTTGATTCAATACTGTATTGTCTCTATGTCCAAAAGAGTGACAAGCCCATAATGATAGGAACATTGGAGAATCTGGAGATTTGAAGTCTTGCAGTGGATGCCAATTTAGAAACACAGAGCAAACAAAAGATGGGGTAAAGCAAGTTTCTTAGCACAAGAGAAGCCACAAGAAATCAAGCATGTTGGAAGATTCCTATGGCTCCCTTGTGGTTCAATTTCAAAGAAGATTCACAATCCAACATCGCACCATCACAAACAACATTAGAGGAGCCAATAGAGCAAAACCAACAAGACTATTTTATAAGGCATCAAAGCAGCCAAAATGAGAAGGGCAAACACACTCCATGATGAAAAAAGCATGTGCTAGTAAGCTCATTTTGGTTCACTTCACTTCAGTTATCACTGTAAGCAAGTCAAAATTAAAGCACTAGTccctaaaaaacacaaaaaaaagaagctgaGTTATTATTATCAAACTACATAACTTCATAGTAGTAGATGATAAAATCCTACcccaaacatatatttatatacccTTGGAGTCAGACTCCAGATTCCAGACTCCAATTAGACCTCACTAAGCACCTCCTCTTCTATAACCCGATGATCATGTCCAGCACTCACTGGAACTAAACTTTCCACGTAACTGTGAATGTCACATGAGTAGGTAGCTTCACAAATATGCAACCTTCTGTAATTTTGATTACTTGGATCACACAAGAAAAATTGAGTAAACTGTCCATCCAATTTCCTCATTATCAATCCAGTCTCATTTGTAACACCAACAGGGTATCCAAGAgtatttaattgaagagaattCAGTTTAGTCCAATACTTACCATCAGCACCACCATAATCATCCCATACACATATCTCAACTCGATCGGTCGCAGCAGGTCTTCCAACCAGACTCTTTGAAGGATAAAATGCCAGTGCAAGTAACCCTTTAAACCCCATAATTTTAACACAAACTCCGGTGGAAAACTCAGGTGTTGGTATCCTCCTAAACTCTTCAGTATTCAAATCGAATGACAGTATAAACTTCTGAATACCACCTGATTTTCCAGCACTGTTACCCAACCAATGCAATCCTCCATTAATAACCACGCCGTTTTGTCCTTCATGAATAACACAAGCCCCAATCGCTCTCCCATCAATCACTTTCCAGCAACCAGTCCTCCACGAAAAAACCTCAACCATTACAACAGGTGATTCACCCTTTTCGCAGGCGAAACCCACAATCCTCACAACTTTGTAATCATTCTTTTCCCGATCAAATCCAAACCCAGTTGAGACCATCCAAAAGGGCCCACGAGAATCACTGATTATTGGACTAGGAAGACACGAATACTGCTTCCTAGCAATATTCCACAAAACAAACCCCATCGCATAACAAGATGATATATCAAGACAAACAAGACCATTGCTAGAACCAACAATTTTTGGGAACCTAATTAAGGAGCCCAAAAGAGGAATCTCAACATCAATGGGTTGGTTATTGGTCAATGAAAAAGAGAAGTTAGACCCGGATGGGTTATGAAAGTGGCGAATAAAAAAGGTGAAATGTCGAGAAGAACGGCGGAGATGGGCGGAGATGAAATCAGGGGAGTTGATCAGAGCAGAAAAAGGTTTAGAAACGGATTCGAAACGGGTTAACGATTTGATGGGGAGCCTCGATAGGATGTCAGTTAGGGTTTCTTGGGGTAAAGTGGCTTTTTTATCCATTGATCTTCGCTTGCTTCTCATGGGAAGAGAGAAATCTGAGGTGAGAAAAATTGAGGGAAATGGGTTTACATACGtccatacatacatatatatatatatatatataatatatatacacacacacacgtatacacacacacacacacacacacgtgtaTGTAGATGATTAATGGATAGGTTTAATCTAAAcataccttttattttcaggttagattttcttttctttttagtaatGTGTTCTTGGGGATGGtaatgagattatttttttgtgtatatatatatagaaatgttAATGAGAGTTCAAAGAAGACTTATTGAATTGAGTATTTATTATAAATGgtatttaattcatatttttttggagtTGAGAAAATCGtatttaatgtttatattttttttggttttattcatggtaacaaattatttttgtattgcttaccactttttctttctgtttttcgcgaataaatattttagttatatGGCTGTGAATGTTTTCAAACCATATgtcataaaaatattcttaaaaaaaatgaatattgatATTTCGTTTAtctacattaaattttaaattaataatttatgtttgcaacatatatatttatagaaagaCACTTCTTTCGGAGTAAATTCATCCAAATTTAAGTTATCTCACCAATTTGATAGTCTTGCATAATGGCTAATAgcaaatttgtaaaaaaaaataaataaataacatgacatggaaaatataatataaatttatattgtaaaagtgtaaataattttttttttcatgtatggttcatacaaataaaaagaaatttcatcaataaaaatatggtgTATTTATTCTtgcataataaaaaactattattcaagatctaagaaaaaaaatggaagtagTTGATAAGATTTtgctaaaaacaaatattgaaaataattatgtcttcacaattatatttttttattggctaaCACGCTCCATCCAAATGCATTATTATCTATGATGTATTTTATCTTGATGTTTTCTTTTACATCatataaaatcatgtaaaattaatgaaattggacAGAAATCTGATTTTACATCATCTTGATACTcagatttgatatataaaattataaaatcagatTTCTgtccaatttcattaattttacatgattttatatGATAAGTATACATTGAATcgctaaaaataatatacatcTTTAAGTTTATTTCGGaactcaaaaaaacaattataaaatgaaGTGATAGTTGTCGGCCAAACAGACAATTTGATTTGGAAAACTTGGAGTTTAGGTCAAGCTAtgattttagttaaattatatagATATTGACCTAGCAAAACCCTAACCATATTTTTAGTTAGTCGGTTGATCTAgttagattaaaaataaaaggcgttgttttttgaataaaaacgaGTGCCCAGGTTGAAAGAAACCTTTTCCAAGTCGGCAAGGTTGGATTTGTGCTGAAACGATGCGTTTTACTTCGAGGCCAATGTAGAAAAGGAATTAGTAAACGTCAAGAGGCTGGGTCAAAAACCTAAACACGTGGAGGTGCGGGGAATCGAACCCCGTGCCTCTCGCATGCGAAGCGAGCGCTCTACCATATGAGCTACACCCCCTCACATGGTGTGAATTCCCAGAAAACATCTTACCCTAATTATCATAGCGTACCTTCTGATTTTACAAGAAAATGCTTTTAACACTTTTACCTTATCATAAATGTCATGTTATTATTTTGGAAAGGTACTGGTTATTTAAAGATGacatgattttataaat
The sequence above is drawn from the Populus alba chromosome 15, ASM523922v2, whole genome shotgun sequence genome and encodes:
- the LOC118057204 gene encoding F-box/kelch-repeat protein At3g23880 → MRSKRRSMDKKATLPQETLTDILSRLPIKSLTRFESVSKPFSALINSPDFISAHLRRSSRHFTFFIRHFHNPSGSNFSFSLTNNQPIDVEIPLLGSLIRFPKIVGSSNGLVCLDISSCYAMGFVLWNIARKQYSCLPSPIISDSRGPFWMVSTGFGFDREKNDYKVVRIVGFACEKGESPVVMVEVFSWRTGCWKVIDGRAIGACVIHEGQNGVVINGGLHWLGNSAGKSGGIQKFILSFDLNTEEFRRIPTPEFSTGVCVKIMGFKGLLALAFYPSKSLVGRPAATDRVEICVWDDYGGADGKYWTKLNSLQLNTLGYPVGVTNETGLIMRKLDGQFTQFFLCDPSNQNYRRLHICEATYSCDIHSYVESLVPVSAGHDHRVIEEEVLSEV